One Heteronotia binoei isolate CCM8104 ecotype False Entrance Well chromosome 20, APGP_CSIRO_Hbin_v1, whole genome shotgun sequence DNA segment encodes these proteins:
- the GPRC5B gene encoding G-protein coupled receptor family C group 5 member B isoform X2, whose amino-acid sequence MTPFPIAGLLLLFVVGYGSSENSSTSRGCGLDLLPQYVYLCDLDAIWGIVVEAVAGAGVLTTLLLMLILLARLPFIKEKEKKSPLGVHFLFLLGTLGLFGLAFAFIIQEDETICAVRRFLWGVLFALCFSCLLAQAWRLRKLVRHGKSPSGWQLVGVAICLALVQVIIATEWLILTIVRDGKLACSYEPMDFAMASIYVMFLIVVTVGFSFFTVCGKFKKWKKNGICLIIASFFSILIWVAWLTMYLFGNKELGRRDQWSDPTLAIALVSSGWVFVIFHSIPEVHCSILPSQQENTPNYFDTSQPRMRETAFEDDLQLPRSYMENKAFSMDEHNAALRTAGFRNGSLGSRPSAPFRSNVYQPTEMAVVLNGGTIPTAPPSYTGRHLW is encoded by the exons ATGACCCCCTTTCCGATtgctggcctcctcctcctctttgtggTTGGCTATGGGTCCTCTGAGAACTCCAGTACCTCCAGAGGGTGTGGACTGGATCTTCTTCCGCAGTATGTTTACCTCTGTGATCTGGATGCTATCTGGGGGATAGTGGTGGAAGCCGTGGCTGGAGCTGGGGTGCTGACGACGTTGCTGCTGATGTTGATCTTGCTGGCGAGGTTGCCCTTCatcaaggagaaggagaagaagagtccTCTGGGGGTGCATTTCCTCTTCCTTTTAGGGACCTTGGGACTCTTTGGCTTGGCGTTTGCATTCATCATACAGGAAGACGAGACAATATGCGCAGTCCGCCGTTTTCTGTGGGGGGTCCTCTTCGCGCTGTGCTTCTCCTGTTTGCTCGCCCAGGCCTGGAGGCTACGGAAACTGGTGCGGCACGGCAAAAGCCCATCTGGATGGCAGCTGGTGGGTGTGGCCATTTGCCTTGCTCTGGTCCAAGTCATTATTGCTACGGAGTGGCTGATATTGACCATTGTGAGAGATGGGAAGTTGGCGTGCAGTTACGAGCCGATGGATTTTGCCATGGCTTCCATCTATGTCATGTTTTTGATAGTGGTAACTGTGGGTTTTTCTTTCTTCACGGTCTGCGGGAAGTttaagaagtggaagaagaatgGCATCTGCCTCATTATAGCCAGCTTTTTCTCAATTCTTATTTGGGTTGCTTGGCTGACTATGTATCTGTTTGGTAACAAAGAACTGGGGAGAAGAGACCAATGGAGTGACCCAACTCTGGCAATAGCCCTGGTGTCCAGTGGCTGGGTATTTGTGATCTTTCACTCTATCCCGGAGGTCCACTGCTCCATTCTTCCATCTCAACAAGAAAACACACCGAATTATTTTGATACTTCACAACCGCGCATGCGTGAGACAGCTTTTGAGGATGACCTTCAGCTTCCGCGGAGCTACATGGAAAACAAAGCCTTTTCAATGGACGAACATAATGCAG ctTTACGAACTGCAGGATTTCGCAACGGCAGCTTGGGAAGCCGTCCGAGCGCTCCCTTCAGAAGCAACGTCTACCAGCCCACTGAGATGGCGGTGGTCTTAAATGGTGGGACT ATTCCAACCGCTCCGCCAAGTTACACTGGAAGACACCTTTGGTGA